A single Tenacibaculum sp. 190524A02b DNA region contains:
- a CDS encoding tyrosine-type recombinase/integrase: MQGKIFLNTRKGQQLKNGAYPLICELTGDGQQKPFSLKMKFFKEDWNFEKEEPKKDKTKLFLVRKKKSLLDALLLKSLDDNTITFDYIKKALNGKLDVIEGRQTKGGKGKIDFIKLGFDLAAEKKNVVSEKGVDKEGNAAVYENALNQFIKFVPKIDLIDLDYATLVRFKNEQLKIGNKKTTISNYLRTLRAIYNEGLRREQLKVTPHPFEGLFNDISVKSNRTKKRNISKETLKILECFTNNLARGQQDAVDLFLLQFYFGGQDLFDIYYLEKKQVAKNDRVYFTRGKIEEGGYQFDLKICDKAITILQRMKKPNQGFLFSGRKDYTGYTNYRSRINKNLKIIQNNYNSHVERIEKLNNNEYHKIEVLPLGGYITTKVARHTFATIGSRLYVEPDLLRALMGHERDNVDTIYKDTYPEEERDKFHSQIIDTSGIEVEAKYVYHLEYFDENRIRRWKYRYFDEKPTKIDLLEEVTGKSYSEPRHLKKIYLIKKA, translated from the coding sequence AGAAAAGGACAACAACTAAAAAATGGAGCTTATCCTTTAATTTGTGAATTGACAGGTGACGGGCAACAAAAACCGTTTTCTTTAAAAATGAAATTTTTTAAGGAAGATTGGAACTTTGAAAAAGAAGAGCCTAAAAAAGACAAAACAAAACTATTTTTAGTTAGAAAGAAAAAAAGCCTATTAGATGCTTTGCTACTGAAATCTCTTGACGATAATACAATTACATTCGATTATATTAAAAAGGCTTTAAATGGGAAATTAGACGTTATAGAAGGAAGGCAAACAAAGGGCGGTAAAGGTAAAATAGATTTTATAAAGCTTGGCTTTGATTTAGCAGCAGAAAAGAAAAATGTTGTGTCTGAAAAAGGTGTTGATAAGGAAGGGAACGCAGCAGTATATGAAAATGCCTTAAATCAGTTTATAAAATTTGTTCCTAAGATTGATTTAATTGATTTGGATTATGCAACCTTAGTTAGATTTAAAAACGAACAATTAAAAATTGGAAATAAAAAAACTACAATAAGCAATTATCTTAGAACACTACGTGCAATTTATAACGAAGGACTTCGAAGAGAACAATTAAAGGTAACGCCACATCCATTTGAAGGGCTTTTTAATGATATAAGTGTTAAGAGTAATAGAACCAAAAAAAGAAACATTTCAAAAGAAACATTAAAAATACTAGAATGTTTTACTAATAACTTAGCTAGAGGGCAACAAGATGCTGTTGATTTATTTCTTTTACAGTTTTATTTTGGGGGCCAGGACTTATTTGATATTTATTATTTAGAGAAAAAACAGGTAGCAAAAAATGATAGAGTGTATTTTACGCGAGGCAAAATTGAAGAAGGAGGGTATCAATTTGATTTAAAAATTTGTGATAAGGCTATTACTATTTTGCAACGAATGAAAAAGCCAAACCAAGGTTTTTTATTTTCAGGACGTAAGGACTACACAGGATATACAAATTACCGTAGTAGAATTAATAAGAATTTAAAAATTATTCAAAACAACTATAATAGTCATGTTGAAAGGATAGAGAAGCTAAATAATAATGAATATCATAAAATAGAAGTACTTCCTTTAGGTGGGTATATAACAACAAAAGTAGCACGACATACTTTTGCAACTATTGGTTCTAGGTTATATGTTGAACCAGACCTTTTAAGGGCTTTAATGGGGCATGAAAGAGATAATGTTGATACAATTTACAAAGACACTTATCCTGAAGAAGAGAGAGACAAATTTCATAGTCAAATTATAGATACTTCAGGTATTGAGGTAGAAGCTAAATACGTTTATCATTTAGAGTATTTTGATGAAAACAGGATCAGACGGTGGAAGTATAGGTATTTTGACGAAAAGCCAACAAAAATAGACTTATTAGAAGAGGTTACAGGTAAAAGTTATTCAGAGCCAAGACACTTAAAAAAAATATATCTAATAAAAAAAGCCTAG